Proteins found in one Alicyclobacillus cycloheptanicus genomic segment:
- a CDS encoding peptidoglycan-binding domain-containing protein: MADAMCSSYNGDFNASIVWQNNGPYIGTGYVTSGAIVMAVQEMVQAYGCSIGGSGLDGIYGPDTQRGIECYQKLKGLTADGIVGPNTWLALSKDLQLTQSEGGIWYYTWSHGGWDITYVQYEFISSPNYSCFGEWTYTTLDGTTYWMEATFTKY, from the coding sequence ATGGCAGACGCAATGTGCAGTTCTTATAACGGCGACTTCAATGCGAGCATTGTGTGGCAAAATAATGGTCCGTACATCGGAACCGGGTATGTAACATCGGGCGCGATAGTTATGGCCGTTCAAGAAATGGTTCAAGCATATGGTTGCTCCATTGGCGGAAGTGGATTGGATGGGATTTATGGTCCAGACACGCAAAGGGGCATTGAGTGTTATCAAAAACTCAAAGGTTTAACTGCTGACGGCATTGTTGGCCCCAATACTTGGTTGGCACTATCGAAAGACTTGCAACTTACCCAGAGTGAAGGAGGGATATGGTACTACACGTGGTCTCACGGTGGATGGGATATTACGTATGTCCAGTATGAGTTTATCAGCAGTCCGAATTACTCGTGCTTCGGAGAATGGACATATACTACACTAGACGGAACTACGTACTGGATGGAGGCAACGTTCACCAAATACTAA
- a CDS encoding IS1595 family transposase: MNIHHIREAHFRSGVVCPRCGSKSTKRDGKMVGTGRQRYFCKACGRTFSDLTGTPLSYTKKSAEMWDEMARCMREGKSLRATAEELNIAVSTAFAWRHKILASLREHTDEDSELDGIVEADETFFRRSYKGSHFKDKLNPDARKRDFEQRFGRKPRKHGKGAYNQGVHKRGRSKDQVPVLVLRDRTARTVSLVLERVDAQTLRQEMIPVLGTDVVLCTDALPAFKKVCKDAAIEHVALNAKAGVRSRGVYHIQNVNAYHGRLKDWMVRFKGVATKYLANYMTWFEYLDTTRAITSGVWERRFLAMACIDTKKIHRKMVYTSECAICHQPIRTTDEAATLICVSHETGERKPDRLCHTACYDALIAETHASQAIS; encoded by the coding sequence GTGAACATTCATCATATCCGTGAAGCCCATTTCCGGAGTGGAGTCGTTTGTCCTCGCTGCGGCAGTAAATCGACGAAGCGTGACGGTAAGATGGTCGGGACAGGCCGGCAACGTTATTTCTGCAAGGCATGTGGTCGAACCTTCAGTGACTTGACGGGAACCCCACTATCATATACCAAGAAATCGGCAGAAATGTGGGATGAAATGGCTCGGTGCATGCGAGAAGGCAAGTCGTTACGAGCCACGGCCGAAGAACTCAACATCGCCGTCTCGACCGCTTTTGCATGGCGTCATAAAATCCTGGCCTCGTTGCGGGAACACACCGACGAGGACTCCGAACTGGATGGCATCGTCGAGGCCGACGAGACATTCTTTCGCCGTTCGTACAAAGGCAGTCACTTCAAGGACAAATTGAATCCTGATGCCCGCAAGAGGGATTTTGAACAACGATTCGGACGTAAACCTCGCAAGCACGGTAAAGGCGCATATAACCAGGGCGTCCATAAACGTGGACGGAGCAAGGATCAAGTGCCGGTGCTTGTACTTCGGGACCGTACGGCTCGTACCGTTTCGCTCGTTCTGGAGCGAGTGGATGCACAGACCTTACGTCAGGAAATGATACCGGTCTTGGGTACTGATGTAGTGCTCTGCACCGACGCTTTGCCCGCCTTCAAGAAAGTTTGCAAGGACGCCGCCATCGAACATGTTGCTCTGAATGCGAAAGCCGGTGTGCGAAGCAGAGGTGTGTACCACATCCAGAACGTCAACGCCTATCACGGTCGCCTCAAGGACTGGATGGTACGGTTCAAGGGCGTGGCGACAAAGTACCTCGCCAACTACATGACCTGGTTTGAGTACCTGGACACGACCCGAGCGATCACATCCGGCGTTTGGGAAAGGAGATTCCTAGCGATGGCCTGCATAGATACGAAGAAAATCCACCGCAAGATGGTCTATACAAGTGAATGTGCGATTTGCCACCAACCGATTCGTACAACAGACGAAGCGGCAACTCTCATCTGTGTCTCACATGAGACAGGCGAACGGAAACCGGATCGACTCTGCCACACGGCGTGTTACGACGCCTTGATCGCCGAAACCCATGCTTCACAAGCAATCAGTTGA
- the groL gene encoding chaperonin GroEL (60 kDa chaperone family; promotes refolding of misfolded polypeptides especially under stressful conditions; forms two stacked rings of heptamers to form a barrel-shaped 14mer; ends can be capped by GroES; misfolded proteins enter the barrel where they are refolded when GroES binds) gives MAKDIKFGEDARRAMLRGVDALADAVKVTLGPKGRNVVLEKKFGSPLITNDGVTIAKEIELEDTFENMGAQLVKEVATKTNDVAGDGTTTATVLAQAMVREGLKNVAAGANPMVLRKGIEKAVNAAVEEIKRIAKPVEGRANIAQVAAISAGDDEIGVLIADAFEKVGKDGVITVEESKGFVTELEVVEGMQFDRGYISPYMVTDTDKMEAVLDEPYILITDKKIGNIQEVLPVLERVVQSGRPLLIVAEDVEGEALATLVVNKLRGTFTAVAVKAPGFGDRRKAMLQDIGILTGGQTISEELGLELKNTTLEQLGRARQVRVSKENTIIVDGFGDKAEIEARIKQIKAQIEDTTSDFDREKLQERLAKLAGGVAVIKVGAATETELKEKKLRIEDALNATRAGVEEGIVAGGGTALVNALAALDKVSATGDEATGVNLVRKALEAPVRQIADNAGVEGSVIVERLKKEKVGIGYNAATGEWVDMIEAGIVDPAKVTRSALQNAASVASMFLTTEAVVADKPEKEKAPAMPGGMGGMDMM, from the coding sequence ATGGCAAAGGACATTAAGTTTGGCGAAGACGCGCGTCGTGCAATGCTGCGCGGTGTCGACGCATTGGCTGACGCCGTAAAAGTGACATTGGGACCGAAGGGCCGCAATGTGGTGCTGGAAAAGAAATTCGGTTCACCGCTCATCACCAATGACGGCGTAACCATCGCAAAGGAAATTGAACTCGAAGACACGTTCGAGAACATGGGTGCACAGTTGGTGAAGGAAGTCGCGACAAAGACCAACGACGTCGCTGGCGACGGGACCACGACGGCGACCGTTTTGGCACAGGCAATGGTTCGCGAAGGCCTGAAGAACGTTGCGGCTGGCGCCAACCCGATGGTGCTGCGCAAAGGCATTGAGAAGGCTGTCAACGCGGCTGTGGAGGAAATCAAGCGCATCGCGAAGCCGGTTGAAGGCCGTGCGAACATCGCGCAGGTCGCAGCCATTTCCGCTGGCGACGATGAAATCGGCGTCCTCATCGCAGACGCCTTCGAGAAGGTTGGCAAGGACGGGGTCATCACGGTTGAAGAGTCCAAGGGCTTCGTGACCGAACTCGAAGTCGTGGAAGGTATGCAGTTTGACCGCGGCTACATCTCGCCCTACATGGTGACGGATACCGACAAGATGGAAGCCGTGCTCGACGAGCCTTACATTCTCATCACCGACAAGAAAATCGGCAACATCCAGGAAGTGCTGCCGGTGCTGGAACGCGTCGTGCAGTCCGGCCGTCCGCTCCTGATTGTGGCGGAAGATGTCGAAGGCGAAGCACTGGCGACCTTGGTCGTGAACAAGCTGCGCGGAACCTTCACCGCTGTCGCCGTGAAGGCACCTGGCTTCGGTGACCGCCGCAAGGCCATGCTCCAGGACATCGGTATTTTGACGGGCGGCCAGACCATCAGCGAAGAGCTGGGGCTGGAACTGAAGAACACCACCCTTGAACAACTGGGCCGTGCACGTCAGGTGCGCGTCAGCAAGGAAAACACCATCATTGTCGATGGATTCGGCGACAAGGCGGAAATCGAAGCGCGCATCAAGCAGATTAAGGCGCAAATCGAAGACACCACGTCCGACTTCGACCGTGAGAAACTGCAGGAGCGCTTGGCGAAACTGGCCGGCGGCGTAGCGGTCATCAAGGTTGGTGCCGCGACCGAAACCGAGCTGAAGGAAAAGAAACTGCGCATCGAAGACGCCTTGAACGCGACGCGCGCTGGTGTGGAAGAAGGCATTGTGGCTGGCGGCGGTACCGCGTTGGTCAACGCCCTCGCTGCACTGGATAAGGTGTCTGCAACGGGCGACGAAGCCACAGGGGTCAACCTGGTTCGCAAGGCCCTCGAGGCGCCTGTGCGTCAGATTGCCGACAACGCGGGCGTGGAAGGCTCTGTGATTGTGGAACGCCTGAAGAAGGAAAAGGTCGGTATTGGTTACAATGCAGCCACCGGTGAGTGGGTCGACATGATTGAGGCGGGTATCGTAGACCCGGCCAAAGTCACGCGTAGCGCGCTGCAGAACGCAGCCAGCGTGGCGAGCATGTTCCTGACCACCGAAGCTGTCGTTGCTGACAAGCCGGAGAAGGAAAAGGCCCCCGCAATGCCCGGCGGCATGGGCGGCATGGATATGATGTAA
- the groES gene encoding co-chaperone GroES — protein MLKPLADRVVVRPVDREEKTASGIVLPDTAKEKPQEGEIIAVGPGRYEDGKRVELDVKVGDRVIYSKYAGTEVKVDNEEVLVLRESDILAIVEK, from the coding sequence ATGCTGAAACCACTCGCTGATCGCGTCGTGGTACGTCCGGTAGACCGCGAAGAAAAGACCGCCAGTGGCATTGTACTGCCGGATACGGCGAAGGAAAAGCCACAGGAAGGTGAAATCATCGCGGTGGGTCCGGGCCGTTACGAAGACGGCAAGCGTGTTGAACTGGATGTCAAGGTCGGCGATCGCGTGATTTACTCCAAGTATGCTGGCACCGAAGTCAAGGTGGACAACGAGGAAGTACTGGTCCTGCGCGAGAGCGACATTCTGGCCATCGTAGAAAAGTAA
- the tatC gene encoding twin-arginine translocase subunit TatC: MTFIDHLSELRRRIIYILIVFVILLMACFGFVSHIFDYLVSPLHEAGYQLMVISPGEVVTVYFSVGGIVATGLTLPFALYQIWLFVRPGLTPLERRYTVRLLPVTLALFVAGVCFAWFIVFPRVLHFLLYLSAKQFTVNLRAENYFSFLSTICLPFGFIFELPVVVVFLTRIGLVTPRFLSRIRRYAYLVIVVIGVLISPPELISHLSVTLPMVLLYEISIGLSKLVERRKARQSVQQEFAK, translated from the coding sequence TTGACCTTCATAGACCACTTGTCCGAACTGCGCAGGCGCATCATTTATATTCTCATCGTTTTCGTCATCTTGCTGATGGCTTGTTTCGGGTTTGTGTCCCACATCTTTGATTACCTTGTCTCTCCTTTGCATGAGGCTGGCTATCAGTTGATGGTCATTTCCCCCGGTGAGGTTGTGACCGTTTATTTTTCGGTCGGCGGCATCGTCGCAACCGGCTTGACCTTACCGTTTGCCCTCTACCAAATCTGGCTGTTTGTACGCCCAGGGCTCACCCCTCTGGAACGCCGGTACACCGTGCGCCTGCTGCCGGTCACGCTGGCGCTGTTCGTGGCCGGCGTATGTTTCGCCTGGTTTATCGTGTTTCCGAGGGTGCTCCACTTCCTGCTGTACCTGAGCGCCAAACAGTTTACCGTGAACTTGCGCGCAGAAAACTATTTTTCGTTTCTCTCAACCATCTGCCTGCCGTTCGGCTTTATCTTCGAACTGCCGGTGGTGGTCGTCTTCCTCACCCGCATCGGGTTGGTGACACCGCGATTTCTAAGTCGGATCCGCCGCTATGCCTACCTGGTCATCGTGGTGATTGGGGTGCTCATCAGCCCTCCGGAACTCATCTCCCATTTAAGTGTGACCCTGCCCATGGTGCTGCTGTACGAAATCAGCATTGGTTTGTCCAAGCTGGTTGAACGGAGAAAAGCCAGACAGTCTGTTCAACAGGAATTTGCGAAGTGA
- a CDS encoding molybdopterin-guanine dinucleotide biosynthesis protein B: protein MTETAREGMRNGAREGMRKPGEPVREGAVRPPICCCIVGRQDAGKTTLLQGLVAHWAARGLRVAVLKHDGHVDAAVQAGHALGVPAAPVDDWEKPGSDTVRYAQSGAAATLVAGGGQSLLRMVRHPGTQNLDDLARGMLAWMTQVGDAPDVLAAEGWKKSDWPKVAVVRRPADVDWLQSEHLANLRAVYCGERLDDALQRVAALGRRVYHGAELTELADDILGWSASD, encoded by the coding sequence ATGACTGAAACGGCGCGCGAAGGCATGCGGAACGGCGCACGGGAGGGCATGCGCAAGCCTGGTGAACCCGTGCGCGAGGGCGCGGTCCGGCCGCCCATCTGCTGCTGCATCGTCGGGCGACAGGATGCGGGCAAGACCACGCTGCTGCAGGGGCTGGTGGCTCACTGGGCGGCGCGCGGACTGCGCGTGGCGGTGCTCAAGCACGATGGGCACGTGGATGCGGCTGTGCAGGCAGGCCATGCGCTGGGTGTGCCGGCTGCGCCGGTGGATGACTGGGAAAAGCCGGGATCGGACACGGTGCGCTATGCACAATCGGGTGCCGCGGCCACGCTGGTCGCGGGCGGGGGGCAGTCCCTGCTGCGCATGGTGCGCCATCCGGGCACCCAGAACCTGGATGACCTGGCGCGGGGGATGTTGGCGTGGATGACGCAGGTGGGCGATGCGCCCGACGTGTTGGCGGCGGAAGGATGGAAGAAGAGCGACTGGCCGAAGGTGGCTGTGGTTCGACGGCCAGCGGATGTGGACTGGCTCCAGTCTGAACATTTGGCGAATCTGCGCGCGGTCTATTGCGGTGAACGGCTGGACGATGCGCTGCAGCGGGTTGCCGCACTGGGACGGCGGGTGTATCATGGTGCAGAACTCACTGAATTGGCAGATGACATTCTCGGTTGGTCTGCATCGGATTGA
- a CDS encoding molybdopterin-binding protein yields MKAREVPVEQAIGMTLAHDMTRIVPGEFKGRAFAKGHIITEADIPLLLDIGKRHIYVLEIGPDELHENDGALRMAHAVAGQGVSMSDVHEGKVILKAKADGVLWVDRDRLFQMNRIDDISIATRQPDSAVKAGMSVAGVRPIPLVVTKDKVERVEQIAAEAPRPVIDVVPYQPHRVALVTTGSEIKSGRITDKAGPALREKFNAFGVEVISQAFPGDDLPDIVAAIEAACADGATLVCVTGGMSVDPDDRSPAAIRHSAAEVITYGTPMLPGSMLMLAYRGETAIFGLPGAVIYDKVTSFDLLLPRVLAGLRWSKDDIARLGAGGWLND; encoded by the coding sequence ATGAAAGCAAGGGAAGTACCCGTGGAACAAGCCATCGGGATGACGCTTGCGCATGATATGACGCGGATTGTGCCAGGGGAATTCAAAGGCCGCGCGTTTGCGAAAGGACACATCATCACAGAGGCGGATATTCCGCTGCTGCTGGACATCGGCAAGCGGCACATCTACGTCTTGGAGATTGGGCCGGACGAGCTCCATGAGAACGACGGCGCCCTGCGGATGGCCCACGCTGTGGCCGGACAAGGCGTCTCGATGTCGGATGTCCACGAAGGCAAGGTGATTCTCAAGGCCAAGGCGGACGGGGTGTTGTGGGTCGATCGCGATCGGCTGTTTCAAATGAATCGCATCGACGACATCTCCATCGCCACGCGGCAGCCCGACAGTGCGGTGAAGGCCGGGATGTCGGTGGCGGGGGTCCGGCCGATTCCGCTGGTCGTCACGAAAGACAAAGTCGAGCGTGTGGAGCAGATTGCGGCGGAAGCGCCGCGGCCGGTGATCGACGTTGTGCCGTACCAGCCGCACCGGGTGGCGCTGGTGACGACGGGGAGCGAAATCAAGTCCGGGCGCATCACCGACAAGGCCGGGCCGGCCCTGCGCGAAAAGTTTAACGCCTTCGGGGTGGAGGTCATCAGTCAGGCGTTCCCCGGCGACGACCTGCCGGACATCGTCGCAGCCATCGAGGCCGCTTGCGCCGACGGCGCGACGCTGGTGTGTGTGACCGGGGGGATGTCGGTCGATCCCGATGATCGCTCGCCAGCCGCGATCCGCCATTCGGCCGCAGAGGTCATTACCTACGGCACGCCGATGCTGCCGGGATCGATGCTGATGCTGGCGTACCGGGGCGAGACGGCCATCTTCGGGCTGCCGGGTGCGGTGATTTACGACAAGGTCACCTCCTTTGATTTGCTGCTGCCCCGCGTGTTGGCGGGCCTTCGCTGGAGCAAGGACGACATCGCGCGGCTGGGCGCAGGTGGGTGGCTGAATGACTGA
- the mobA gene encoding molybdenum cofactor guanylyltransferase — protein sequence MPSVALVLAGGASRRMGQDKLQLPWCRSSDKPIARRVVEVAETVADEVWVIAAQEAGSWVADLASPAQAAAASGRRVRVVRDAVAYQGPLQALGRAWPRPQDLGGGAEDAVVFVIAADLPGLQPAVLEACRQALLAADTEASPDGMASPNASGAADAACVVRDGRLQPLLGCYRLGVGCVLRQAAQAGEFRILPVLETLAVLRIDADAQGWPVWWTKPVHTPGDYQAWLAWVEAEGCGPTTTDSALNQNLDR from the coding sequence ATGCCGTCCGTCGCGCTAGTGCTGGCGGGCGGGGCGAGCCGCCGGATGGGGCAGGACAAGCTGCAGCTGCCGTGGTGCCGCAGCTCGGACAAGCCCATCGCCCGCCGCGTCGTGGAGGTGGCCGAGACCGTCGCGGATGAGGTGTGGGTCATCGCGGCGCAGGAGGCGGGGTCATGGGTGGCGGACCTTGCGTCGCCTGCGCAAGCGGCGGCAGCCAGCGGGCGGCGCGTGCGCGTTGTGCGCGATGCGGTCGCCTACCAGGGCCCGTTGCAGGCGCTTGGGCGGGCCTGGCCGAGGCCGCAGGACCTTGGCGGCGGCGCAGAGGATGCGGTGGTGTTCGTGATCGCGGCGGATCTGCCCGGGCTCCAGCCCGCGGTGCTGGAGGCTTGCCGCCAGGCGCTGCTCGCTGCAGATACGGAGGCGAGTCCGGACGGTATGGCGAGTCCGAACGCGAGCGGCGCGGCGGATGCGGCCTGTGTAGTGCGGGACGGGCGATTGCAGCCGCTCCTCGGCTGCTACAGGCTGGGCGTTGGGTGTGTGCTTCGCCAGGCGGCCCAAGCGGGCGAATTTCGAATTTTGCCGGTCCTGGAAACGCTTGCGGTCCTGCGCATCGACGCCGACGCACAGGGCTGGCCAGTGTGGTGGACGAAGCCTGTGCATACACCCGGCGACTACCAGGCATGGCTGGCCTGGGTGGAAGCGGAGGGCTGCGGTCCGACGACAACCGACAGCGCACTGAATCAGAACCTGGACAGGTAG
- a CDS encoding 5-formyltetrahydrofolate cyclo-ligase, translating to MAQDKRALRQHYLRLREAVTTDQRKAWNRALARHLTDFLTELAGRAAAPPTVAGYVAHRGEPDVAEALSAVAQKGWTVVYPKTNKAERTLTFFKANPSDTKAFEPGPFGILEPVAAEDAAVPGEEIDIVIVPGVAFSRDGVRLGYGGGYFDRWFADVNTHAVRVGVAWNLLLADDLPSAAHDVRVHDVVTEAGVVRCRPSR from the coding sequence ATGGCACAGGACAAACGGGCACTTCGCCAACACTACCTGCGGCTGCGGGAGGCTGTGACGACGGATCAGCGCAAGGCGTGGAACCGGGCGCTGGCTAGGCACTTGACCGACTTTCTGACGGAATTGGCTGGTCGCGCGGCTGCACCGCCCACTGTGGCCGGATACGTGGCACATCGGGGAGAGCCGGACGTCGCAGAGGCGCTTTCTGCTGTTGCGCAAAAGGGGTGGACGGTCGTCTACCCGAAGACCAACAAGGCTGAGCGGACGCTCACGTTTTTCAAGGCGAATCCAAGCGATACGAAAGCGTTTGAGCCCGGGCCTTTCGGGATTTTGGAGCCGGTCGCAGCCGAGGACGCGGCGGTGCCGGGGGAGGAAATCGACATCGTGATTGTCCCGGGGGTCGCCTTCAGCCGTGACGGCGTTCGGCTCGGCTACGGCGGGGGGTACTTCGACCGCTGGTTCGCGGATGTGAATACCCATGCGGTACGCGTCGGTGTGGCATGGAACTTGCTGCTCGCAGACGATTTGCCGAGCGCGGCGCACGACGTCCGCGTTCATGACGTGGTCACCGAGGCGGGGGTGGTTCGATGCCGTCCGTCGCGCTAG
- a CDS encoding phosphatase PAP2 family protein: MSGPDFPMPAGYVWQYKFIVWLQQFETPWLDRVAHWFAWLGIEGTYLLVLPIVFWSIHRKFGMRLGYVLLSSMYVNNWLKVTLSVVRPTGIPGIRSVDVLTGPSYSLPSGHTQEALTFFGALAAALRRGKKWAWLGAFVLALLMGLSRVYEGLHWPTDVLLGLALGTVFSLVGWSVGKWWTYRSYPFSVRATVALVLLVLLLLVHRGPMDAQYAGWMLGGAIGILLEERYVGSDISPAWWRRVCTAVIGMAGLIALQWVIQWPADTGWLVVRALLVSLWCTLGAPYAFVQCGLYRRVKGD, encoded by the coding sequence ATGAGCGGTCCGGATTTCCCGATGCCAGCAGGGTATGTCTGGCAGTACAAGTTCATCGTCTGGCTGCAGCAGTTCGAAACGCCGTGGCTGGACCGCGTGGCACATTGGTTCGCGTGGCTGGGCATTGAAGGCACTTATTTGCTGGTGCTTCCCATTGTATTCTGGTCCATCCACCGCAAATTCGGCATGCGCCTTGGCTACGTGCTGCTCAGTTCGATGTACGTGAACAACTGGCTGAAGGTGACGCTCAGCGTCGTGCGGCCGACGGGCATCCCTGGTATCCGATCGGTGGACGTGCTCACGGGGCCCAGTTACTCGCTTCCAAGCGGGCACACCCAGGAGGCGTTGACGTTTTTTGGCGCGCTGGCGGCGGCTTTGCGGCGCGGAAAGAAGTGGGCTTGGCTGGGCGCCTTTGTCCTGGCCTTGTTGATGGGGTTGTCCCGGGTGTACGAAGGCCTGCACTGGCCGACCGACGTGCTGCTCGGGCTGGCGCTGGGCACGGTGTTTTCGCTCGTCGGCTGGAGTGTGGGCAAGTGGTGGACCTACCGCAGCTACCCGTTTTCCGTGCGGGCGACGGTCGCCCTCGTGCTGCTGGTTCTGCTCCTGCTGGTCCACCGCGGGCCGATGGACGCGCAGTATGCGGGGTGGATGCTGGGGGGCGCCATCGGAATCTTGTTGGAGGAACGTTACGTGGGCAGTGACATTTCACCCGCGTGGTGGCGGCGGGTGTGTACAGCCGTGATCGGCATGGCGGGGCTGATTGCGTTACAATGGGTGATACAGTGGCCAGCGGATACGGGGTGGCTGGTCGTTCGGGCGCTGTTGGTCAGCCTGTGGTGTACCCTGGGCGCGCCGTACGCGTTTGTGCAGTGCGGCTTGTATCGGCGGGTTAAGGGGGATTGA
- a CDS encoding ABC-F family ATP-binding cassette domain-containing protein — protein MILLQANRIAKQFEGHDVLLDANLIVQDGERVALVGANGAGKSTFLRIIIGEETPDSGAVSLAKGASLGYVSQFLDTAPDTTVYGFMEQAFTQIFEMERELRRLEREMATPSVYEDEARFAAVSSTYDRLVQTFEEAGGYAVEARIRRVLAGLRFPQEMHTQPVASLSGGQKTRLSLARLLAGAPSLLVLDEPTNYLDVETLGWLEDELKTYPGAVLVVSHDRYFLDQVASVVYELEDGKTTRYPGNYTDYVEASAERLAMETARFEAQQKEIARIEQFVQKNIVRASTTKRAQSRRKWLARMERLDAPKTTNARLALSFQCARPSGKDVLQVHDVVVGYPDKPLAGPINLQVARGQRVAIVGPNGIGKTTLLRTLLGRHAALVGSIRWGSHVQIGYYDQEQADLDEEKTVLSQIWDAFPRLDQTTVRTALGRFLFRGSDVEKPVAGLSGGERSRLALCRLMLQQANVLLFDEPTNHLDLPAKEVLEDALQDYDGTILFVSHDRYFIDAIATDVLVIEPQGCRLYLGNYTDYQWKRKQEEAEAARLESAGLDSPATGTDGRNASGADRADRADRADSGANEAGGTIRVDGAHPTAAGPDINARTSAPVRSADVRKLRDKVAKLESEIAESEARKESLEKALLDAGMAQDFVRAAQLQEALEQVMESYTALMEDWETAAAQLEELEQRM, from the coding sequence ATGATTCTTCTTCAGGCGAATCGGATCGCCAAGCAATTCGAGGGCCACGACGTGCTGCTTGATGCTAACCTCATCGTCCAGGACGGCGAGCGAGTCGCGCTCGTCGGAGCCAATGGGGCAGGCAAATCGACGTTCCTGCGCATTATCATCGGCGAAGAAACACCCGACAGTGGTGCAGTCAGCCTGGCCAAAGGCGCCAGCCTGGGGTATGTGTCGCAGTTTCTCGACACGGCCCCCGATACCACGGTGTACGGGTTTATGGAGCAGGCATTCACCCAGATTTTCGAGATGGAACGGGAACTGCGGCGCCTCGAACGGGAAATGGCGACGCCTTCGGTGTACGAGGACGAAGCACGCTTTGCGGCGGTGTCATCCACCTATGACCGGCTTGTGCAAACGTTTGAAGAAGCGGGCGGCTACGCGGTCGAGGCGCGCATCCGGCGTGTGCTCGCCGGGCTCCGCTTTCCCCAAGAGATGCACACACAGCCGGTGGCAAGCCTCAGCGGCGGGCAGAAAACGCGGCTGTCACTCGCCCGCCTGCTGGCGGGGGCGCCAAGCCTGTTGGTGCTGGACGAACCGACCAACTACCTGGACGTGGAGACCCTCGGCTGGCTCGAAGATGAGTTGAAGACTTACCCAGGCGCGGTACTGGTGGTGTCGCACGACCGGTACTTCCTAGATCAGGTCGCGAGCGTCGTGTACGAACTGGAGGACGGAAAGACCACGCGTTACCCCGGAAACTACACGGACTACGTGGAGGCTTCAGCGGAACGGCTGGCGATGGAAACCGCTCGCTTCGAGGCACAGCAAAAGGAAATCGCGCGCATCGAGCAGTTCGTCCAAAAGAACATCGTGCGCGCGTCCACCACCAAGCGCGCGCAGAGCCGCCGCAAATGGCTGGCGCGGATGGAGCGGCTCGATGCGCCCAAGACCACCAATGCCCGGCTCGCGCTCTCGTTCCAGTGCGCACGTCCATCGGGAAAGGATGTGCTGCAGGTTCACGATGTCGTCGTCGGGTACCCCGACAAGCCCCTGGCCGGGCCCATCAACCTGCAGGTGGCCCGCGGACAGCGCGTCGCGATTGTGGGGCCAAACGGGATCGGCAAAACGACCCTGCTGCGCACGCTGCTGGGACGGCACGCGGCACTGGTGGGATCGATTCGCTGGGGCAGCCATGTGCAAATCGGTTACTACGACCAGGAGCAAGCTGACCTGGATGAGGAAAAGACCGTCCTGTCGCAGATTTGGGACGCATTCCCGCGCCTCGACCAAACCACCGTGCGCACTGCACTCGGCCGCTTTCTGTTTCGCGGCAGTGACGTGGAAAAACCGGTCGCGGGACTGTCGGGCGGTGAGCGCAGCCGGCTGGCGCTGTGCCGCTTGATGCTCCAGCAGGCGAACGTGCTGCTGTTTGACGAACCGACCAACCACCTCGACCTGCCAGCGAAAGAGGTGCTCGAAGACGCGCTGCAGGACTACGACGGGACGATTTTGTTTGTGTCCCACGACCGCTATTTTATTGACGCCATCGCAACCGACGTGCTGGTCATCGAACCGCAGGGCTGCCGCCTGTATCTGGGGAACTACACGGATTACCAGTGGAAACGCAAGCAGGAGGAAGCCGAAGCCGCACGGCTCGAAAGCGCGGGGCTGGACAGCCCTGCGACGGGCACGGACGGCCGGAATGCGAGCGGTGCCGATCGAGCTGACAGAGCTGACAGAGCTGACAGCGGTGCCAATGAAGCCGGCGGGACCATACGGGTTGACGGAGCGCACCCAACCGCCGCGGGGCCGGACATCAACGCCCGCACGTCTGCGCCGGTGCGCTCGGCAGATGTCCGCAAACTGCGTGACAAGGTGGCGAAGCTGGAATCGGAAATTGCCGAGTCGGAGGCACGCAAGGAATCCCTCGAGAAAGCCCTCCTGGATGCAGGCATGGCGCAGGATTTTGTACGCGCCGCACAACTCCAGGAAGCGTTGGAACAAGTCATGGAGTCCTATACGGCGCTGATGGAAGACTGGGAGACGGCCGCGGCACAGCTGGAGGAATTGGAACAGCGGATGTAG